A single region of the Carassius gibelio isolate Cgi1373 ecotype wild population from Czech Republic chromosome A14, carGib1.2-hapl.c, whole genome shotgun sequence genome encodes:
- the LOC128026847 gene encoding G2/M phase-specific E3 ubiquitin-protein ligase-like, with product MLRMRIWIHLKKFQKKLLATVKLRTDTDLFSPNVEQEDEELVAVNVQNFQHTTMEETDITLSDIIANLSLPIDHKRVSRFNISRANVWDGAVRGFKRATYSETCDMLVKFTDDTGVLEEGIDTGGPRQEFLTLLMKHLKDRPIFDGPEGHRFLVYNAKAVREDEYYLAGKMIAVSVVHGGPGPHFLSKDLVHYLAGQPSFKAPVNEITDEEIGNLCKRLRMLLHWMLCTNV from the exons ATGCTGAGGATGAGGATCTGGATCCACCTGAAAAAATTCCAGAAAAAACTTCTTGCTacag TAAAGTTGAGAACAGACACAGACCTGTTTTCACCAAATGTTGAGCAAGAGGACGAAGAGCTGGTTGCTGTCAATGTGCAGAATTTCCAACACACAACAAT GGAGGAGACAGACATTACATTATCTGACATCATAGCAAACCTGTCACTTCCTATTGATCATAAAAGAGTCAGCCGGTTCAACATCTCAAGGGCAAATGTTTGGGATGGGGCAGTCAGAGGTTTCAAGCGTGCAACATATTCAGAAACGTGTGACATGCTGGTCAAATTTACTGATGATACTGGTGTTCTGGAAGAGGGAATTGACACTGGTGGTCCAAGACAAGAGTTTTTAACTCTACTAATGAAACATCTAAAAGACCGGCCCATTTTTGATGGACCAGAAGGACATCGATTCTTGGTCTACAATGCAAAGG CTGTTAGGGAGGATGAATACTACCTGGCAGGAAAGATGATTGCGGTGTCAGTTGTGCATGGAGGTCCAGGACCCCATTTCCTGTCGAAAGATCTTGTACATTATCTTGCAGGCCAGCCTTCATTTAAAGCACCAGTTAATGAAATAACTGATGAAGAAATAGGAAACCTTTGCAAGAG ATTGAGAATGCTGCTTCATTGGATGCTCTGCACGAATGTATGA